The window AAAGGCATGATATGTTTTTGAGTACTCTGAACCCTTGTcgttttgattattttaatgatagcTGTTATCCTTGATTTAATTGCCAAAGAGTTGCTATGATTTATCTTGATGTTAACTGTTCATTAAATGTTGGTCAAACTCTTTTATGGAACCCTAGATCTTGTCTTTGTTTGCAATTTAAGCCCTTTTAGGTCGCGATCGCCCGCATTTAATTAACCCTAGAAGGGCGATCGTGAcaacattgatcacaactcctTATAAGTGACAtgctttaaatatttatatttattataacatttttaaatattattgggatccataattttataatttacataatgtataaaatttatctaatttaattcatttatttaaaagtagATAGAATAGATTAAATAtagctttaatttttatttaatttctaaaataataatatgtactATATTTTAGTATGTAATGTTGCGTAATTGAAGATTGCCACTATAGATCAATATGTTGTCTAATTCtcaagtttattttaatattcatatttagtatgcaattaattagtatatattagttatcaattgctaactcatcatttaattgttaactacaactaatttaaggtcataggattttagaaaacgtgtggtctacaatttgccacgtgtaattttcgtttttattaataaaataaaaaaaagatttaaaaaaaacgtcaaATTGGGGTtctagatgaaaatgtcaatatagtgttttgaaaatatcaacacaatactttgagaatgtcaacacgatgctttaagaatgttaacccattgcttatattgacattctacatgtattatattgacatattttatatagtatgttgacatttctactttacgaaaaaattgaaaaatttttgaattttttttcaaattttgacgtcggaacatatgcatatatgatatcgttggaatccttatgaaattatctttaatttgatatatgttatatgaatttaaagttttgagatttcttttaaaagttagttataactaaacatgtagttaattgacattaatatccctattgatatttaatgGAATTAATGATATgactttattgacgttttttgttgatcgtattgatatttcttggttgatgatctaggcccttaatttgaatatctaatgactattatttagttgtaattagcaattaagtattgagttaacaatataaccCTCTCATTCAGTGATAGTATAACAATTTGAGCAATTGTAAAATTCAGGAAACGTTTTTCTATTGCAAAAACGTactattatatactactactccatGTTCTCGATCGTTTCCAAAATGCATGCATCTATCACATCATTTTCCATTCGATTATTTGgcatgtaataataatatcatgacGAAATGCTAATCTAATTAGATTCAAGTAGGATATAATTAAGATTACACAGTAAGATTCTCACGTCACACTTAATAAACTCAAGTCACACTTAGGGTCTTAATGTTAATGAATAACTATCATCATGAACCCCACAAAATTTGATCGCGCATGTGAACTAAATAGGAATTAACAATTAAGCTTTTCATTTCCTATTGGAGCCACGATAGTGCTTTGCAATGAGgttttactgtttttaattatttaatttactactattttttttaatactcttTCCATCCCAATtcaagtgattgatttctctttttgtcgttatttataaaaatgataataaatagttaaaacggagagaaagtaaagtaagagatacaataatatagagagttgtatatttattattttattaattattttgttttctctccattttaactatttattactatcattttccTCAAACATGCACTTGCCGAAAAGCATTCAATTATTTGAGATGAGATACAAGTGAGTACTGTTTTTATACAATTAGAGGGAGTACGTATATATCAACTGATCATTCGCCGCAAAAAAATGATCAtacgtttttttttctcattccaTCAACCGCTAGAATGGTTAAAAACATTGAACCGATTAACCAGTATCCAaggattaattataattatgaaaaaaattaaaaatttgtttactCCATTACGTGGAAAAGTCATCTATATAGTAGACAAATACAAATCGTAGAATCACCTCCATAATTATATCCTTTAAGCCAAAGTGATAATATTTAAACTAGTGATTATTCCAATtgaatatatactccatattgtGTGGCTTCGTTTGTTAGTATTTGTTATCCGCCGATTTTTATAcgttaaaatactaaaatctAATCGATACCCTGAAAGGTGATAATTCCAGAAACTATTTCGTCATAAtcattcattcatattttcactTGAATTCTTGATAATATCATCACATGATGAAATAGAATGGATATGTATTtccaaatgaagaaaaaacgAGATAAAAACTGGGAAGCACTAATATGGTAAAAAGATcccttattatttttattaatttgcaACCCTAAAACTAAAACTTAAAGTCAATGTTTATTATCCAATTGCAATAGAGAATCCAATCTAGATATTGAAGATTAGTGATAGCAGTATGAGCCGCGTGTTCATCTCTTGAAACATAGACTCCCATTTCTCTATTCCACCACCTCTCTCAAATTGATACTCCTATACATTAGTAAATTTGAACACttgttataattattaaagaaCCCCCATTTcccttctataaatatatatctacTCCAACCATCCTGGACACCACGCATTTTCCTTTTCCACAACTCTAAACCCCTCTCTTCTTCATCTCTTCACAATATTATCTCagtattttctcaatttttctctAATTCAACATCCATATTTCTTCCTTctaaatcaataaaagtaaGTTCCTCAGTTTTTTACTCTTCTATTCAACACTATAATATGTGAAATATCTCATGTAAAAAATGTGTTATTGACATGCAACAAAATGAACCGATGCTTTGGGATTAGAGCCAAGTTGAAGACTTATTAACAATGGTGGCCTCTGAGAATGACTCGAAGCATACAAACCAAGTAAGCAAAACTATTTTCTAAATgcataataggagtataataatgtGTTAGTTTATTTAAATCACGAGCATAAACGTGGTGCCTATGAGCAAAACATACCACTAAACATTGTTTTTTTCgcccctttttcttttttagtgcAGTAGACATTTTACATGTGCACTCTGTATTTTTGTTCATTCTCTTTATCTATTTCGAGTACATTTTACACCCAAATTAATTAGGCTTAATTTGGGGGGGGGATGTTTAGTGGGGTCAAACTTTGTCTTATAATCatatactttattaattgtcAATGTccgaatataaaataatattctcgATGGAGCCCATGATccatattcaaataaatcgAGATTATTAGACACATCAAAATATGCGCATTTTATTATAcgtaggagtatttatttctaattctCCAAATACTAATGTCTACCAGTCGAAGTTTgttcatttataatttattctattttagatTGATATGTTGTGAAACTAAGTTGCATAGAGTGATGGGGTCCTTATGAATTATCTAATGGAAGCTTCGAGTTTTACAGCacaaatattattcaaaacaTGACACCTACTATACCCCATCACCCCACACACACATAGTAATGAACTTGTCTTCAAACTCATCAATGGAGATACCTCATACAACGTTTTCATAAATGACAAAACAAGAAAGTTTAGTACAAAAACATAGTTcctttttaaagaaaaatctAGTGCTTCTATCACCTTCTCTCTTCTTGTCATTTTCGTCAACTATATCTATCACctctatttcttttaataataatttggtTTAAGGCGATGAGAATGCACGAGTCGGCTGATCCACCATTTGAGACAACATACAAGAGGCTGTTGGAGAAGGTGATGGAGGCACCGAAAGTGTCGGGCGTGGTGGAATGCGAGCTTCCAATGATCGATCTAAACGAACTAAAGATGGGCGAGTTGTCAAAGAGAGCATGCAAGAAGAAGATGGCCCGAGCTTCGCAGGAATGGGGTTTTTTCCAAGTGATAAATCATGGGATTTGTAAAGATGTTTTGGAGAAGATGAGGGAGGAGCAAGTGAAGCTCTTCGCCAAGCCCTTCTCCGACAAGGCAGCATACAACTTCTCCGCGGGTAGCTACAGGTGGGGCACGCCCTCCGCCACCTGCCTCGCCCAGCTCTCCTGGTCGGAGGCTTTTCATGTCTCCGTCAGCGACATACTCTCCTCACCCAACTTCCACACTAATCTCAGGCAACTTTTATTCTCTCATTActtatctactttattcttttctattttattttcatttttttttgttttaattttcatgattCTATTGAGACAGAGTGAGAAAGCCAAGGGcttggatcccctgctgtggagGAATCACAGCAGGGGATGCTTCTCCCCACaacatcattttttaaacttaaaatataggagtaacacttaataaaaaaaaattaaaaattgaaatgtgagGAACAAGATTCTtccacagcaggggatccaagCCCGAAAGCCAACTCAAAGTCCTAACTTAGTTGTCTagttaattactactactagtattattgaAAAGAATAGTGAAGGATCGTGTTGTTATATGAAATGAGTGCCGCACACGTGTCATCTCTTGCATGCATGCTATGGATGCCCCGTTTACAATTGAGTTAATAATCATTCactaatgatttttttttggttgaaatTTCAGCTCAATAATGGGGCAGTATGCGAGGATGGTGTCTGAATTGTCACAGAAATTGGTGGAGATATTGGCATCAGAATTGGGGGAGAAATCAGATTTTTTCGAAGAGAAATGTGTGGAGAGCACATGTTACCTAAGATTAAACAGATACCCAGCGTGCCCAATTTCCCCAGAAATGTATGGAATAATGCCACACANNNNNNNNNNNNNNNNNNNNNNNNNNNNNNNNNNNNNNNNNNNNNNNNNNNNNNNNNNNNNNNNNNNNNNNNNNNNNNNNNNNNNNNNNNNNNNNNNNNNACTTTTTAGTGTATTTGGTTGATTCTCCCCCTGACTAGTAGGCTGGCTATAGTAGAATTCTCCCTCAACAAAATCACAGTTCATAGTGGTGTACATTTGGTGTGTTTTGGGGTTGTAGCACCGATATCCCTTTTGAGTTTTACCGTATCCCAAGAAGACACATTTGACTGCACAAGGGGAAAATTTTGTTCTTTCGTGTTTAGGGATGTGGACAAAGACAGAGCATCCAAACACCTTAGGGTCGAGGCTTAGTGAGGAACGTACTTGGCAATGGGTGGAAAAGATGTCTAAAGGTGTTTTAAAGTTTAGAATATTTGTAGGAAGTCGGTTTATAAGATAGGCTGAAGTAGCTATGGCTTCTGGCCAGAAGGATTTCGGAACTTGTGACTCGATGAGTAGTGCTCTAGTTATCTCTAGGAGATACCTATTCTTCCTTTCGGCTACCCCGTTTTGTTCTGGTGTATAAGCACAAGTTGTTTGGTGGACGAGACCTTTATCAGTAAAGaatttttgcattttcgaGTTGACATATTCACCCCCATTATCAGATCTAAGAATTTTGATGGTTTGATTAAATTGGATTTTCACATGGGTGTAAAACTGGGTAAAAGTTTCAAAAACCTCAGATTTTGATTTCAGAAAGTACACCCAAGTCATTCGAGAATAGTCATCaacaaaaaggaagaaataaCGAAGACCTTGACCACCAGTAACAGGAGCAGGACCCCAGATATCAGAGTGAATTAAAGCAAAAGGAGTTTTCATTCTAGTATTGTTCAATTGAAACGAATGTCTGTGGCTTTTGGCCAAAAAACAAGTATCACACTGCATAGAAAAAGAAGTAGCTATCTCGGGAAAAAGTAAACGCATATATCCCAAGGATGGATGCCCTAACCGACGATGCCAAAGCCAGATCTGCCTTTCTGTCAGTCCGTGAGTAAGCAACACGGCACTCTGTTGGGCTGTCTCGTCCAAATAATACAGTCCATGTCgttcagtgccacgcccaactATCGTTCCCGTCTTCGAATCCTGCAACATGCAAAAATCAGGCTGTATTAGTAACTTGCAATGGAGCTCTTTAGTCGCATGACTAACAGATAAGAGTTTGTGAGACAATGATGGGACAAATAGACAATTGGAAAGTCGTAAAGTAGGTGAGATAATAATAGTGCCCGCCCCTTGGACTGGTGCTAAATCCCCACTGGCTGTTTGGACATAGGATTTTTTTGACTGGGTAATGGCTAAAAAATCAGAGGAGTCAAAGGACATGGTATCGGTTGCCCCACAATCAAAAATCCAGTGACTATCTTTCTTTCCTACAATGGAGGTCGAGGAATTGGCTAGAGCTTCAAAAGAGTTTTTACACTCAGTTGTGGGTTTGTCGGCTAGATTTTTGCATTTTGGGTCAATAGGAATGGGATTATCTGATTTTGAGGGACCAAAATAGACATTGGTCATTTGTGAGGGGCTTGTTTGGTATATATAGTGAGATGGAGGGTCAAGTTGGGTATTTGAGCTATATATGGGGTCTGTTTTGAAAATAGGACAAGATGGAGGGTAAGTTTTAGAGTCTGGAGAATGGGTGGGGTATTCTATGTTATTTGGGGAATTCTTGGGGCCAATTTGAGATTTCCTAAAAACTGGGGTATTTAAGGTAATCCCCCCCAAAATCTCCGCTGCTCTTCCTCCCCAAATTCTAGCACTCTCCGCCGCCTCCCCTTCGGTGCACATCACCGCCGACTCTCCTACCGTCGGCTTACCATCATTCCACACTCGTGCCACCGAGACTGAGGCCACAGCTCTCTCCTCCTCGCCATGACTTCCGGCCTGGGCGTTGCTGGAGATGCCGCTGCCCGTCGATTTTTCGCCGAAGGCGGCGCGGTCACCCACCGCTGCGGCCGCCGCTACTCTTCCCCCACCGCCACGATTCCGGTTTTGTCTtcctttcttcatttcttcccACCAATCGGGATACCCGTGGATGTGAAAACACGTCTCCTTGGTGTGTTTCTTGCCTCCACAGTGAGTGCAGGAGAGGCGACTTTTATCTTCCTCTACTCTCCGTTCGGCGGTCGTGTTTCTGAATGGGATGTGCGGTCTAGGATTATTTCGGTTGACGGCAGCGAGCCCAGTCCCGATGCCAGGGGTTGTTGGTTCTGCCGTCGCTGGGTTAAGAACTCGGTTGTTCGCCGCTGCCCGTCTTACCATCCCGTATGCAGTACGGGCATCTGGTATGGGCTCTCTGTTCAGGATCTCCTTCTTTACGGCATCATGTTTTTCATCTAGGGCATAGAGAAACTGATATGTTCTGTGTCTCTGGGTTCTCTTGTTGGTCTTCACGATCGATTCTGGATCTGTTATATCGCTCGGATCTCTGGAGTCTATGGAAATCCATAGATCTTGAAACTTCTGCCAGAGTGCTTCGAGTGTCATGCTCCCTTGCTTCATTCTGTCAGCTTGTCGATGTAGATCGAACACTTGTAGCGGGTCTCCTCCACTGCTGTATGTGATTGCTAGGCCTTCCCACAAATCCTTGGCTGTCTCGTATTGTGAGACTTCATTCACAAGTTCTATCTCGATGTTATTGATTATCCAATTGAAACAACAATGATCTCGTTGTTGCCATTTGGAATAGTCGGGATCGGTAATGGATGGGGGGTTCGAACCTCCATAAATATGAGATATCAGGCCCTTTCCTCCTATGGCTCGTTTCATGAGTTTTGTCCAAAGTGGATAATTTTCTCCATTAAGTTTGGTCTTGACGTGGACGTCACCAAGGGATTCAAGTTGATTTTGGGTGGTATCTGAGGTTTTTGGTTTTGCTGATGAACTGATCTGCTTCAGAAAATCAGCGAATTGAGTTGCCATTTCGAAGGGGATATTGATAGAGGTTTGAGTGGTATTTGTGGTGGTTTCCGAGTCAGATTCTGACATCGTTTATTTTGGTGCAGGTAAAGGGGCT is drawn from Salvia hispanica cultivar TCC Black 2014 chromosome 6, UniMelb_Shisp_WGS_1.0, whole genome shotgun sequence and contains these coding sequences:
- the LOC125195241 gene encoding gibberellin 2-beta-dioxygenase 8-like, which produces MVASENDSKHTNQAMRMHESADPPFETTYKRLLEKVMEAPKVSGVVECELPMIDLNELKMGELSKRACKKKMARASQEWGFFQVINHGICKDVLEKMREEQVKLFAKPFSDKAAYNFSAGSYRWGTPSATCLAQLSWSEAFHVSVSDILSSPNFHTNLSSIMGQYARMVSELSQKLVEILASELGEKSDFFEEKCVESTCYLRLNRYPACPISPEMYGIMP